A window of the Mucilaginibacter sp. cycad4 genome harbors these coding sequences:
- a CDS encoding Rid family detoxifying hydrolase, whose product MKNLLLPVLLSFALPIASYSSTMPGKSSFKPKNITSKVFSVKAPQNDYLEILEFAPDSLKTGKQSRPYSDAVALGNTLYISGQLGIDPASNKFPLGGFDAEATQAMENLAVILKHNDLKFDDLVSVTIYLTSMKNYEVVNKIYSGYFRNRFPARVCIAVAELPRNARIEIAAIAGTKN is encoded by the coding sequence ATGAAAAATCTCCTCTTGCCAGTTCTTCTCAGTTTTGCGCTGCCGATTGCTTCGTATTCCAGCACAATGCCTGGAAAAAGTTCATTCAAGCCAAAAAACATTACAAGCAAAGTTTTCTCAGTAAAAGCTCCACAAAACGATTACCTGGAAATATTGGAATTTGCACCAGACTCCTTAAAAACCGGGAAACAAAGTCGTCCTTATTCAGATGCTGTCGCTTTAGGCAATACACTTTACATATCGGGGCAATTGGGCATTGATCCCGCTTCCAATAAATTTCCTCTTGGAGGATTTGACGCGGAAGCCACGCAGGCAATGGAAAATCTCGCAGTTATTTTAAAACACAATGATTTAAAGTTTGATGATCTTGTTTCAGTTACAATTTATCTTACCAGTATGAAGAATTATGAAGTTGTTAACAAAATCTACAGCGGGTATTTCCGAAACAGGTTCCCGGCAAGGGTTTGCATTGCTGTTGCCGAACTTCCCAGAAATGCACGTATTGAAATTGCTGCCATAGCAGGTACCAAAAATTAA
- a CDS encoding helix-turn-helix domain-containing protein yields MKKGTPRSDCPLSLSLDILGDKWTLIIIRDMVIYDKVSYNEFLQSEERIATNILADRLDALEHHGFITRKVFSGNKGKVICSMTEKSIDLIPIIMEYYLWGAKYNPESKKFLLDKLNSDKQGTIAAYQEKIRKRIMVD; encoded by the coding sequence ATGAAAAAAGGTACCCCACGTTCGGACTGTCCGCTCAGCTTGTCACTTGACATCCTTGGCGACAAGTGGACATTGATCATCATCAGAGATATGGTGATTTACGACAAGGTGTCCTATAATGAATTTCTTCAGTCAGAAGAGCGCATTGCAACGAATATCCTCGCTGACCGTTTGGATGCTCTTGAACATCATGGATTTATAACCAGAAAGGTATTTTCTGGAAACAAAGGCAAAGTGATTTGCAGTATGACAGAGAAATCCATCGACCTGATACCGATCATTATGGAGTACTATCTTTGGGGTGCAAAATACAATCCGGAAAGTAAAAAATTTTTATTGGACAAACTTAACTCGGACAAACAAGGAACGATAGCGGCATATCAGGAAAAGATACGAAAAAGGATCATGGTAGATTAA